From the candidate division TA06 bacterium genome, the window CCTCAAACAAGCCAGTTCCCGATTGACAGTAGCAGGCCCTGCCTTGGCCAGCCTTTTCGACTTGTATCTTTCGTTCATTCCAGAGGTCAGTTCAAAGAGATACTTGTCTTTGAAGCAGGGGACAAGATGTACCCTTAGGCTTCTGACATCCCTCTCATAAGAACTATGGGCCTTGTTCGCCTTCGAGAAAGCAAGGTATTCCTTGGCAAAGTCTTGAAATAGGATCTTCTTCTCCTCGTATATCCCCAGGTACTCGCCTCTGGCGCTCTTCAACTCGATGTCTTTAAGAGCCAGCTCAGCCAGCTTCTTAGACTGGCCGATCGTCTTCCTGATTCTTCTGCCTTTGTGGGTATAGTCTATATACCAGCTCTTGCCTCTCTTGAAGGTCCTTCCCATACTCATCAACCCCTCTATTGGTCAGTAACTTTACGACACAGTTCTCTCGTTTTCAAGTCATTTTTATCGGTCTACGCCCCTTTGAAACCAACTCCACCTCGGGTACTCTATTCTTCCTTCCTCTCCGCCGCTTATCCTTCAGCCACTCCTCAACTTCTTTCACGCTGAACCGGACAAGCTTCCCCAGCTTGATGTGAGGTATGTATCCCTCATGCACCCAGCCGTAGATTGTGGCTGGTTTCACACTGAGTATTTCAGCCAGACGGTTTATGTCAACGAGTCTGTCCATCTTTCGAGTTCTCGTCGCACTGTTGAGCAAAAGCAAGCGTAAGCTGTCCGGGAGAATCAGATACGCAACGGTGCGGTGCTTTCTTCTTCAAGGCACGGCTTGGGTCCACAGCTTTGATCATGTTGCCTCCTGCAACTGACAGTTCCTTAGTCTTAGAATATCCTATCGAAGGGTGTTGACGAGCCTTGTCGAGTTGGGGGTGTAGCGCTGGCCGGTCAGGAGTCCTTGCGTCAGAAGGAAGCTGTCGTCCCCCTTTCTTGTCCGAATCGTAGCCTGAGGCTGTTTGAGTAGGCTGAGGCTCTCCAGAGTTCTGTTTTTCTGGACCTTTTCTCTGACTTGTTTCGTTGTGCGACTGCCGGACGGTTTCAGTTTCTGTTTGGCTGGCTTCGTTCCCCAAAATAGTCCTGGGATCTGGCATGGACTGCAGCATACGATCGTATGCCTTCGCAGCATCCTCCATCTTAAAGTGGGAATAGTATCGTTCTGTTGTCTTCACACTCGCATGCCCAAGAAGCTTGCTTGCGATTTGGATATTTCCAGTCTCCTCCACAATACCCGTGGTAACGATATCTCTGACGAGATGCGGGTTGACGGCCTTCCCGAGATGCTTCAGACAGGCCTGCGTGACAATTCTATGCAGCATGGAGCTTCCAAGAGGTCGGCCATTCACTGAAGGAAACAAAACCTTTGAATTTGTATGGCGAGCAAGAATAGGACGTGCCTCCTCCAGATATTCTTTCAGATAAGGTTCAAGATACTCCGGAAAACTGTAGCTAGTCAGGTTGCCTGTCTTTGTCTCCTCGTTCCTAAACACAATTTGCCATGTTCCATGTGACCCACAGAATATGTTGTCGCCCAATCTTGCGTTGCGGAGGTTACTGGAACGCAAGGGTCTAGCTATCAGAATGCGGATTATTAGTTCGTTTCTTATCATAATTGCTAACCGTTTCTGATTCGTTCCCTTCCTCTGGCGCTGCGAGCTCTCTGCGAAAGCTAGCCTTTCCTGCTTGAGCCTTTCAGGGACGGAACGGAGTTCATTGAGAGAAACCATTTTCCCCGACTTGTCCTTTGGTCTAGCATCTCGGAGTTCTGCCTTCATTTCACAAAGCCACGCCATCTCTTCCTTGTTGGCCTTGATGTAATGCAGACCGATGGAGATAAGAACGTCTACATAGCTCATCAGTGTTATGTCACCAACTCGTCGCTTCGACCGCAACCAAGAGAAAAAGCTTCTGATCAGGTATTCGTCAAGAAAGGTACAAAGGTCCAGTTGGTCCTTTGGAATTCCGAGGACATTCACAAAGTATCCTGCGCACCTTTCGAGAGATTTTAGTCTTTTCGTTGCAGTACTTATGTTCTGCTTGTTTCTCTTGGGTCTGCCACGCACGAAGTCGTCTGTGGCCCAACTCCTGTATTTCTGATAATCCTTCTGCATCTGAGAAGGCCATTCTTCTAGGGGCAGGCGATATGGAGGGAATTTGTGGGGGATGGAGGGAAATCTCAAGTACGGAAGTACGCCTTCGGGCGCGGCATAGGCCCACATGGTCTCGAGATCGTGATAGACCCTCCGCCACTCCACACACCCGACCGTTCCCTGAAGGCTCTGTGCAAACTCTGTTAGGTCACTCGGCGCAAGGTCGGCTGGCCCCAGTCCTTTGGACGAGGCCCATTTCCCCAAACCATACCAGCGAGAACTTCCCTTTCGCCCGAAACGATGTTCATACGCTTCGATGGTGTCACGCCAGGTCGTTGACACTTCCTCAGAGCGGTCCGTCGACACTAGACCTCTCTTGCGGCCCCAGTCAGTGAGCCTCTTGAGGAATGACTTGTTGTTGCGCACTTTTACTCTAGAAGAGTTCTGTTTCTTAAGGTGACTTTCCAGAATATCCAACATCCCATCAAAGGCAGACACGGGAATCTCCGATGCTGATTTGACACCCAACGCCTTGATAGTGTGTCGAACGGCTGTCTTGGTCATGGCAACGCGGTTCCTGTCAGCCGTCTGCACCACGAAGATATCGAGCAACTCCTGTAGGCTTTTCACTTTCATTTCACATCGCCAAGAACGTATAAGGCGATTTGGATCGCCTACGTTACAGTTGACTGCAGACAAATGAGTTTAGTGTCAAAATATGTACGATATCCCTCTCGCGGACTGATGGTTGGTGCTACTTGCGTGGTACATAACACGCTACGCGAGCGTCTTTGTTGTTACGCTTGAATACGTTAGCCATCGTTTATCCTCATCGGACTCAAGCACCGCCTTGTACATAAACCAATCCGAACTTCCTGTTGGGACATAAACACTAAGACCTTGAAATGCTGTGAGTTAGGCCGAAGCCCCAGCATACGTGACTTTTCCAGAAGACGACCGAGACACCCAGAATTTCCGGGTACATAAACCAGACAACTCTCATTCTAGGTCAATGTGAATGACCTCTTGTCACGCTGCAGCTCTATGAACTTCTCGATATCCTTCCGTCGAAACCGAATGAGCCTGCCGACCTTAAGCGAGGGTAAGTCTCCTCTTCTGGCCAGGTCCATGACGTGGCGGGTGGTAGTGTGTAGTAGCTCCGCCACCTCCTTCTTGTTAAGTAGCTGCTCTTCCATCTTTCACCCCCCTTGTTAGTCAACCGTGACGAAGAACAAGGAACTTTGGACGACTTT encodes:
- a CDS encoding DNA-binding protein; its protein translation is MDRLVDINRLAEILSVKPATIYGWVHEGYIPHIKLGKLVRFSVKEVEEWLKDKRRRGRKNRVPEVELVSKGRRPIKMT
- a CDS encoding site-specific integrase, with protein sequence MKVKSLQELLDIFVVQTADRNRVAMTKTAVRHTIKALGVKSASEIPVSAFDGMLDILESHLKKQNSSRVKVRNNKSFLKRLTDWGRKRGLVSTDRSEEVSTTWRDTIEAYEHRFGRKGSSRWYGLGKWASSKGLGPADLAPSDLTEFAQSLQGTVGCVEWRRVYHDLETMWAYAAPEGVLPYLRFPSIPHKFPPYRLPLEEWPSQMQKDYQKYRSWATDDFVRGRPKRNKQNISTATKRLKSLERCAGYFVNVLGIPKDQLDLCTFLDEYLIRSFFSWLRSKRRVGDITLMSYVDVLISIGLHYIKANKEEMAWLCEMKAELRDARPKDKSGKMVSLNELRSVPERLKQERLAFAESSQRQRKGTNQKRLAIMIRNELIIRILIARPLRSSNLRNARLGDNIFCGSHGTWQIVFRNEETKTGNLTSYSFPEYLEPYLKEYLEEARPILARHTNSKVLFPSVNGRPLGSSMLHRIVTQACLKHLGKAVNPHLVRDIVTTGIVEETGNIQIASKLLGHASVKTTERYYSHFKMEDAAKAYDRMLQSMPDPRTILGNEASQTETETVRQSHNETSQRKGPEKQNSGEPQPTQTASGYDSDKKGGRQLPSDARTPDRPALHPQLDKARQHPSIGYSKTKELSVAGGNMIKAVDPSRALKKKAPHRCVSDSPGQLTLAFAQQCDENSKDGQTR
- a CDS encoding DNA-binding protein; the encoded protein is MEEQLLNKKEVAELLHTTTRHVMDLARRGDLPSLKVGRLIRFRRKDIEKFIELQRDKRSFTLT